A part of Melittangium boletus DSM 14713 genomic DNA contains:
- a CDS encoding Y-family DNA polymerase, translating to MRLGYLHFPRFPVQRKVIELSELTGKPFVLVEEVRGQQRVACASTSALKAGVRPEMTLTAASALEPTLRHFTYRPEEERRALVALGEMLMALAPGFQVSEPDGLWLDAGAAHLVKGEEGLCAQVLERCSELGWRGRMVVASEKFTARALARHGARHMDVVPDGEGARALAPLPLSALEGPEQTAFVALGLSTLGEVASLPVGAVTARGGAVGMRAHARCRGGDETPFLAEVLEEVLEERLTLEWPAESLEPLQFALKTVLDRLCGRLGGRSRAAVRLSLTLKLDPSGRAVVPLTLARPTAQAKMLLELTRHRLSDVRLEGPVAELLLRVEEDCEDGGQQLSLGDAPEGDAALEVVLSRLATALGEESLFMAALEDSHRPEAGYAARAFRPPPASRGLEGELLQPVVAAEPVPEVLRERPSRMLGSPASLDVEMSEAGELMAAHLGGRWRRVVALMGPERLSGDWWDARPYCRDYYRVHFEGIGQAWVFRDARDGRFYLQGLFD from the coding sequence ATGCGGCTGGGGTATCTGCACTTTCCGCGCTTTCCGGTGCAGCGCAAGGTGATCGAGCTGTCGGAGCTGACGGGCAAACCCTTCGTGCTGGTGGAGGAGGTGCGCGGTCAGCAGCGGGTGGCGTGCGCGTCCACGAGCGCGTTGAAGGCGGGCGTGCGTCCGGAGATGACGCTCACGGCGGCGAGTGCCCTGGAGCCCACGCTGCGCCACTTCACCTACCGGCCCGAGGAGGAGCGGCGGGCGCTGGTGGCCCTGGGCGAGATGTTGATGGCCCTGGCGCCGGGCTTCCAGGTGTCGGAGCCGGATGGCTTGTGGCTCGACGCCGGGGCGGCCCACCTGGTGAAGGGGGAAGAGGGGTTGTGCGCCCAGGTGCTGGAGCGATGTTCGGAGCTGGGGTGGCGGGGCCGGATGGTGGTGGCCTCGGAGAAGTTCACCGCGCGGGCCCTGGCCCGGCATGGTGCCCGGCACATGGACGTGGTGCCGGACGGGGAGGGCGCGCGGGCCCTGGCTCCGCTGCCGCTGAGCGCCCTGGAGGGCCCGGAGCAGACGGCGTTCGTGGCGCTCGGGTTGAGCACGCTGGGCGAGGTGGCCTCGCTGCCCGTGGGGGCGGTGACGGCGCGGGGGGGCGCGGTGGGGATGCGGGCGCATGCGCGTTGCCGGGGAGGAGATGAGACGCCGTTCCTCGCGGAGGTATTGGAGGAGGTGCTCGAGGAGCGGTTGACGCTGGAGTGGCCCGCCGAGTCGCTGGAGCCCCTGCAGTTCGCCCTCAAGACGGTGTTGGACCGGCTGTGTGGACGGTTGGGGGGCCGGAGCCGCGCCGCGGTGCGGTTGAGCCTGACGTTGAAGTTGGATCCCTCCGGGCGGGCCGTGGTGCCGCTGACGCTGGCCCGGCCCACGGCGCAGGCGAAGATGTTGTTGGAGCTGACGCGGCACCGGCTCTCGGACGTGCGGTTGGAGGGGCCGGTGGCGGAGCTGCTCCTCCGGGTGGAGGAGGACTGCGAGGATGGAGGCCAGCAGCTCTCCCTGGGGGATGCCCCCGAGGGAGACGCGGCGCTGGAGGTGGTGCTTTCCCGGTTGGCGACGGCCCTGGGCGAGGAGTCGCTCTTCATGGCCGCGCTCGAGGACTCGCACCGCCCCGAGGCGGGGTACGCGGCGCGTGCCTTCCGTCCTCCGCCAGCGAGCCGGGGTCTGGAAGGGGAATTGCTCCAACCGGTGGTGGCCGCCGAGCCCGTGCCGGAGGTGCTTCGGGAGCGGCCCTCGCGGATGCTGGGCAGTCCCGCCTCTCTCGACGTGGAGATGTCGGAGGCGGGGGAGTTGATGGCCGCGCACCTCGGGGGACGGTGGCGCCGGGTGGTGGCGTTGATGGGTCCGGAGCGTCTGAGCGGTGACTGGTGGGACGCGCGCCCGTACTGCCGTGACTACTACCGGGTCCACTTCGAGGGGATCGGGCAGGCGTGGGTATTCCGGGACGCTCGGGATGGACGCTTCTACCTGCAGGGCTTGTTCGACTAG
- a CDS encoding RNA polymerase sigma factor: MHADERELLEREIQGLSERGDVAGAVERALQGYGQEILRLMTAMLHDPDRGRDAFSVFSENLLRGLPGFRWESSFRTWAYRLARNACVQVMRSPAVRREQPVSMSAMPEEPFAVRSDTRPWQRTSVKERFRALRESLDPQERLLLSLRVDQRLSWEDVAKVMAEGEEPLPAAALKRRAAALRQQFQRVKEHLRTLAEQEGLVASGDSSPSV, translated from the coding sequence ATGCACGCGGATGAACGGGAGCTGTTGGAGCGGGAAATCCAGGGACTGAGCGAGCGCGGGGACGTGGCGGGCGCCGTGGAGCGGGCGCTGCAGGGCTATGGCCAGGAGATCCTGCGGTTGATGACGGCGATGCTCCACGATCCCGACCGGGGCCGCGACGCCTTCAGCGTCTTCAGCGAGAACCTGCTGCGAGGGCTCCCGGGCTTCCGGTGGGAGAGCTCCTTCCGCACGTGGGCGTACCGCCTGGCGCGCAACGCGTGCGTCCAGGTGATGCGCTCGCCCGCCGTCCGCCGCGAGCAGCCCGTGAGCATGTCCGCGATGCCGGAGGAGCCCTTCGCCGTGCGCTCGGACACCCGGCCCTGGCAGCGCACCTCGGTGAAGGAGCGCTTCCGCGCGCTGCGCGAGAGCCTGGATCCCCAGGAGCGGCTGTTGTTGTCGCTCCGGGTGGATCAACGCTTGTCGTGGGAGGACGTGGCGAAGGTGATGGCGGAGGGGGAGGAGCCGCTGCCGGCCGCGGCCCTCAAGCGCCGGGCGGCGGCGCTGCGCCAGCAGTTCCAGCGCGTCAAGGAGCACCTGCGCACGTTGGCCGAGCAGGAGGGCCTGGTCGCCTCGGGGGACTCCTCTCCGAGCGTGTGA
- the lon gene encoding endopeptidase La, giving the protein MSDEKKKGPSSAAAMPAAMAPPGIINKEDIPQVLPILPLRNSVFFPGGVLPLAVGRQKTIALIKDAVRDDQVIGVVTQRRAEEEDPGASDLYTMGTVARIVKLLKMGEDNYSLVVQGLARFRVLDLVQEAPYLKARVDAVEDRTASENVEVEALGINLKKLAREVIELMPELPAAATELVESITHPGHLADLIAANVDVDIGEKQAVLETVDLKARMSLVLELLNRKREILKLSNKIDSAVKGEMSKTQREYYLRQQLKAIKEELGEMGEEEEELDELQERLKKAGLPPDVEKVANKELNRLKTIPAASSEYTVARTYLDWIADLPWAKLSEDNLDIENARQTLEKDHYGIKKVKKRILEYLAVRKLKNDMRGPILCLVGPPGVGKTSLGQSIAKAVGRKFVRLSLGGVRDEAEIRGHRRTYVGALPGRFIQSMKKAGMKNPVMMLDEIDKLGADFRGDPSAALLEVLDPEQNSTFSDHYLDVAFDLSKVMFIATANQLDPIPGPLRDRMEIIELTGYTFEEKQSIARIHLVPKQLKEHGLSADHITISDEALLVLTTAYTREAGVRNLERRIADICRAVAVEVAGGKTEKQDVDGNRVKEILGPEMFYSEVAERTEVPGVATGLAWTAAGGDLLFIEATKMAGKGGMTLTGQLGDVMKESATAALSYLRSKAESLGINANFLEKTDLHLHFPAGSIPKDGPSAGVTILTALTSLLTGIRVRGDTAMTGEATLRGLVLPVGGIKEKVLAAHRAGIKRVILPERCRKDLQDVPEQARKEIEFIFATRMDEVLAAALETSPFKEGVPPQPETATESTPEVRA; this is encoded by the coding sequence ATGTCCGACGAAAAGAAGAAGGGCCCTTCCTCCGCAGCGGCGATGCCCGCCGCCATGGCCCCCCCGGGGATCATCAACAAGGAGGACATCCCGCAGGTCCTCCCGATCCTCCCCCTGCGCAACTCCGTGTTCTTCCCGGGCGGCGTGCTGCCGCTCGCGGTGGGCCGCCAGAAGACGATCGCCCTCATCAAGGACGCGGTGCGTGACGACCAGGTCATCGGCGTCGTCACCCAGCGCCGCGCCGAGGAGGAGGATCCCGGCGCGTCCGACCTCTACACGATGGGCACCGTCGCCCGCATCGTGAAGCTGCTCAAGATGGGCGAGGACAACTACTCGCTCGTCGTCCAGGGCCTGGCGCGCTTCCGCGTGCTGGATCTCGTGCAGGAGGCCCCCTACCTCAAGGCCCGCGTGGACGCCGTCGAGGACCGCACGGCCTCGGAGAACGTCGAGGTCGAGGCCCTGGGCATCAACCTCAAGAAGCTGGCGCGCGAGGTCATCGAGCTGATGCCCGAGCTGCCCGCGGCCGCCACCGAGCTGGTCGAGTCCATCACCCACCCCGGCCACCTGGCGGACCTCATCGCCGCCAACGTGGACGTGGACATCGGCGAGAAGCAGGCCGTCCTCGAGACGGTGGACCTCAAGGCCCGCATGAGCCTCGTGCTCGAGCTGCTCAACCGCAAGCGCGAGATCCTCAAGCTCAGCAACAAGATCGACTCCGCCGTCAAGGGCGAGATGTCCAAGACCCAGCGCGAGTACTACCTGCGCCAGCAGCTCAAGGCCATCAAGGAAGAGCTCGGCGAGATGGGCGAGGAGGAGGAGGAGCTCGACGAGCTCCAGGAGCGCCTCAAGAAGGCCGGCCTGCCCCCGGACGTGGAGAAGGTCGCCAACAAGGAGCTCAACCGCCTCAAGACGATTCCGGCGGCCTCCAGCGAGTACACCGTCGCGCGCACCTACCTCGATTGGATCGCCGACCTGCCCTGGGCCAAGCTCAGCGAGGACAACCTCGACATCGAGAACGCGCGCCAGACGCTGGAGAAGGACCACTACGGCATCAAGAAGGTCAAGAAGCGCATCCTCGAGTACCTGGCCGTGCGCAAGCTCAAGAACGACATGCGCGGCCCCATCCTGTGCCTCGTCGGTCCCCCGGGCGTCGGTAAGACGTCGCTCGGCCAGAGCATCGCCAAGGCCGTGGGCCGCAAGTTCGTGCGCCTGTCCCTGGGCGGCGTGCGCGACGAGGCGGAGATCCGTGGCCACCGGCGCACCTACGTCGGCGCGCTGCCGGGCCGCTTCATCCAGAGCATGAAGAAGGCCGGCATGAAGAACCCGGTCATGATGCTGGACGAAATCGACAAGCTCGGCGCGGACTTCCGCGGCGACCCGAGCGCGGCGCTCCTCGAGGTCCTCGACCCCGAGCAGAACAGCACGTTCAGCGACCACTACCTCGACGTGGCGTTCGACCTGTCCAAGGTCATGTTCATCGCCACCGCCAACCAGCTCGACCCCATCCCCGGCCCCTTGCGCGACCGCATGGAGATCATCGAGCTGACGGGCTACACCTTCGAGGAGAAGCAGAGCATCGCGCGCATCCACCTGGTGCCCAAGCAGCTCAAGGAGCACGGCCTGTCCGCGGATCACATCACCATCTCCGACGAGGCCCTGCTGGTGCTGACCACGGCCTACACCCGTGAGGCCGGTGTGCGTAACCTCGAGCGGCGCATCGCCGACATCTGCCGCGCGGTGGCGGTGGAAGTGGCGGGCGGCAAGACGGAGAAGCAGGACGTGGATGGCAACCGGGTGAAGGAGATCCTGGGGCCAGAGATGTTCTACTCGGAAGTCGCCGAGCGCACCGAGGTGCCGGGCGTGGCCACGGGCCTCGCGTGGACCGCGGCGGGTGGCGACCTGCTCTTCATCGAGGCGACGAAGATGGCGGGCAAGGGCGGCATGACGCTCACCGGCCAGCTCGGCGACGTGATGAAGGAGAGCGCCACGGCGGCGCTGAGCTACCTGCGCAGCAAGGCGGAGTCGCTCGGCATCAACGCCAACTTCCTGGAGAAGACGGACCTGCACCTGCACTTCCCGGCGGGCTCCATCCCCAAGGATGGCCCCTCCGCCGGCGTCACCATCCTCACCGCGCTCACCAGCCTGCTCACCGGCATCCGGGTGCGCGGCGACACGGCGATGACGGGCGAGGCCACGCTGCGCGGCCTGGTGCTGCCGGTGGGCGGCATCAAGGAGAAGGTGCTCGCGGCGCACCGCGCGGGCATCAAGCGCGTCATCCTCCCGGAGCGCTGCCGCAAGGACCTGCAGGACGTGCCGGAGCAGGCCCGCAAGGAGATCGAGTTCATCTTCGCCACGCGGATGGACGAGGTGCTGGCCGCGGCGCTGGAGACCTCGCCCTTCAAGGAGGGCGTGCCTCCCCAGCCCGAGACCGCCACCGAGTCCACCCCCGAGGTGCGCGCCTAG
- a CDS encoding vWA domain-containing protein — protein sequence MVHSFRTSALLAATLCHMACTTPVDAPGSTLPGRCQAEAPLIPAQKTDLLFVIDNSGSMTEEQAAIATELPAFLEELRKDDGVAQDFRVGVITTSVYLHALVGNREQFSLYNDQGGRLQPVPDAQGRLTGERFIEGGDPELLEKFRRLVKQGVKGSGQESPFEAVRLALTPPLSSTDVREGGTAGFLRDGARLLVVVVSDEEDCSSTERPPGVILDLDTSHDLCSEQAERLTPVRSYYERFRSLTDGTGATREVLWATIGPVGLTDKRAEKVLDGNFVRNADCPTSYGPGYRQREMAELFDSGLANLDSICRPSYRETLVNIASLARSSQSIEVVNLPDARLVQVQVTREDGQTQTCSVAGGELSYEPAQEGRAARLYFQSSCPRRPTDQKLEVKVLCAN from the coding sequence ATGGTTCACTCCTTCCGTACGAGCGCGCTGCTGGCCGCCACCCTGTGCCACATGGCGTGCACCACGCCCGTGGATGCGCCCGGCTCCACGCTGCCCGGCCGCTGCCAGGCCGAGGCCCCCCTCATCCCGGCGCAGAAGACGGATCTGCTCTTCGTCATCGACAATTCGGGCTCGATGACGGAGGAGCAGGCGGCGATCGCGACCGAGCTGCCCGCGTTCCTGGAGGAACTGCGCAAGGACGATGGGGTGGCGCAGGACTTTCGCGTGGGGGTCATCACCACGTCGGTCTATCTGCACGCGCTCGTCGGCAACCGCGAGCAGTTTTCCCTCTATAACGATCAGGGGGGGAGGCTGCAGCCCGTTCCCGACGCCCAGGGTCGGCTGACCGGCGAGCGTTTCATCGAGGGGGGGGATCCCGAGCTGCTGGAGAAGTTCCGCCGCCTGGTGAAGCAGGGCGTCAAGGGCAGCGGCCAGGAGTCGCCCTTCGAGGCGGTCCGGCTGGCCCTCACGCCGCCGCTGTCCTCCACGGACGTCCGGGAGGGGGGAACGGCGGGCTTCCTCCGCGACGGGGCCCGGCTCCTGGTGGTGGTGGTCTCCGACGAGGAAGATTGCAGCTCCACGGAGCGGCCGCCGGGGGTGATCCTGGACTTGGACACCTCGCACGACCTGTGCAGCGAACAGGCGGAGCGCCTGACGCCGGTGCGCTCCTATTATGAGCGTTTCCGAAGCCTCACGGACGGTACGGGCGCCACGCGCGAGGTGCTGTGGGCGACCATCGGCCCCGTGGGCCTGACGGACAAGCGCGCCGAGAAGGTGCTGGATGGGAACTTCGTGCGCAACGCCGACTGCCCGACGTCCTACGGGCCCGGCTACCGCCAGCGCGAGATGGCGGAGCTGTTCGACTCGGGATTGGCGAACCTGGACTCCATCTGCCGCCCGAGCTACCGGGAGACCCTGGTGAACATCGCCTCGCTCGCCCGCTCCTCGCAGAGCATCGAGGTGGTGAACCTGCCCGATGCCCGGCTCGTCCAGGTCCAGGTGACGCGCGAGGACGGCCAGACCCAGACGTGCAGCGTGGCCGGGGGCGAGCTGTCGTACGAGCCCGCCCAGGAGGGGCGTGCCGCGCGCCTGTACTTCCAGTCCTCGTGCCCGCGGCGGCCGACGGATCAGAAGCTCGAGGTGAAGGTGCTCTGCGCCAACTAG
- a CDS encoding protein kinase domain-containing protein — MADRSPDTTGSTPSDLDPRTPSAERDDSDFDDSFLQALAQGPTLFRKPATGERLGGSDGQRFEIVAELGAGGMGQVFRARDAELQRVVALKFFMPREGSGSDWSLDRLRQEARAIARLDHENIIRVFDVSEWVGAPWEPRIPFLIMECLEGESLASLLRRERRLGVRRVLEIMSGVAAGLAHAHSRHIVHRDLKPSNVFIGPQGRVKLIDFGLAWSRLSSDTAAAFLPTAGTPAYMSPEQWRGGEQDARSDLWSAGILLYELLCGELPYASVRLDELRAQVVSPEPVPSVRIRCPELPEEADALVASLLEKTPEKRLASAALLLERLRRMEDGLGPWREEPRAVVPQRRSVTLVSCHLVGMVGFTEEPDPEDLGELEATFHKRCSEIIQAHGGSITTCMGDEVLACFGYPVAHEEDAEHAVAAGLQLSSGELVVQVGLHTETVVLDDSLPELRGRAPTIQGEAPRIAAWIARQARPGTVVLSEATHTLVQQAFEAGTLGSRSFEGLSGARPMVLWRVERAREAVFRFDRTLAAGALTPLVGREQELERLLGFWREAQEGRGSFVLISGEAGLGKSRLLQEVRQRVAQSQAPCILLRCQCWSEFTHSAFHPLIEMLQRLFRLDPEGSPQDNRRVLETCLTELGLGAEQRDLLAAFLSLPLEGAAPRFPLSPEQHKERTREALTTLLLNLTRMKPVLGIVEDLHWADPSTWELIDTVLAQLGRARVLVLASTRDTDGRRLRGEGLLFHHLVLERLSAPLTARLVREAAGTRLPEETVRLLVEKTDGVPLFVEEMAHRVAASGVVPSLPLTLHGLLLARLDALPGRLKTLAQLCAVVGRGFTRALMTPLTRREPAALREDLEALVAAGLLQHGEDTEEGVSYQFRHALFQEAAYQSLPRGPRRHHHRRIAQALEELFPKVVGAQPELLAHHYTEAGAPAQAIVYWRRAGLRALQRSANQEAVNHLRHALTLLDAQPDSPQRAQQELQLLSALGIPLSQVSGLSAPEVKHTYARVRELFPRVGDALSALEMSYWGPFAYSYSRGEYREAYALATQLVDVGSRQGNQELLVLGYRMMCTILFTWGRMRESLEYADRALACSDFPLEEHMRLAVRHWVDPTTVVLAHSAVLQSVIGQEEGAPRRGQDALALAERIGHPQTRAYVLLYAAVACQMRGDARGTLALAEASLDLAHEHRVRLLVEWVTWAGLLRAWALSELGLNEVGLEQMRLGLSRWRMAGLNGGLSYHVGMLAQVHLRRGQPQESLRAVNAALQWVESLDERFYEAELYRVGGQAWRALGDETRAREFLQNAARIAHEQGAGRFERRALLLLAPHDTNPEDSSGEPITQEEARHARG; from the coding sequence ATGGCTGATCGGAGCCCAGACACCACCGGGAGTACTCCCTCGGACCTTGATCCACGGACTCCGTCCGCCGAGCGGGATGATTCGGATTTCGATGATTCCTTCCTGCAGGCCCTGGCCCAGGGGCCCACCTTGTTCCGCAAGCCAGCCACCGGGGAGCGACTGGGGGGCTCGGATGGGCAGCGCTTCGAGATCGTCGCGGAGTTGGGGGCAGGCGGCATGGGCCAGGTGTTCCGCGCGCGCGACGCGGAGTTGCAGCGCGTGGTGGCCCTCAAGTTCTTCATGCCCCGGGAGGGCTCGGGTTCCGACTGGTCCCTGGATCGGCTCCGGCAGGAGGCCCGGGCCATCGCGCGGCTCGATCACGAGAACATCATCCGGGTCTTCGACGTGTCCGAATGGGTGGGGGCGCCGTGGGAGCCACGGATTCCCTTCCTCATCATGGAGTGCCTGGAGGGTGAATCGCTCGCCTCGCTGCTGCGGCGCGAGCGGCGGCTGGGGGTGCGGCGCGTCCTGGAGATCATGAGCGGCGTGGCGGCCGGCCTGGCGCACGCGCACAGCCGTCACATCGTCCACCGCGACCTCAAGCCCAGCAATGTCTTCATCGGTCCCCAGGGACGCGTGAAGCTGATCGACTTCGGGCTCGCCTGGTCTCGCCTTTCCAGTGACACCGCCGCGGCCTTCCTGCCCACGGCTGGCACGCCGGCCTACATGTCCCCGGAACAGTGGCGGGGAGGCGAGCAGGACGCCCGCAGCGATCTCTGGTCCGCGGGCATCCTGCTGTACGAATTGCTCTGCGGGGAGCTGCCCTACGCGAGCGTCCGGCTGGACGAGCTGCGCGCCCAGGTTGTCTCGCCCGAGCCGGTGCCCTCGGTGCGCATCCGTTGTCCGGAGCTGCCCGAGGAAGCGGATGCCCTGGTGGCCTCGCTCCTGGAGAAGACGCCGGAGAAGCGGCTCGCGTCGGCCGCCCTGCTCCTGGAGCGGCTGCGCCGGATGGAGGATGGGTTGGGGCCCTGGCGCGAGGAGCCCCGGGCGGTGGTGCCCCAGCGCCGGTCGGTGACGCTGGTATCCTGCCACCTGGTGGGCATGGTGGGATTCACCGAGGAGCCCGATCCCGAGGACCTGGGCGAGCTGGAGGCCACCTTCCACAAGCGCTGCTCGGAGATCATCCAGGCCCATGGCGGCTCCATCACCACCTGTATGGGCGACGAGGTGCTGGCCTGCTTCGGCTACCCGGTGGCGCACGAGGAGGACGCCGAGCACGCCGTGGCGGCGGGACTCCAACTGTCCTCGGGGGAGCTCGTCGTCCAGGTGGGCCTCCATACGGAGACGGTGGTGTTGGACGACAGCCTTCCGGAGCTGCGCGGCCGTGCCCCCACCATCCAGGGCGAGGCTCCCCGCATCGCCGCGTGGATCGCCCGGCAGGCCCGCCCCGGCACCGTGGTCCTCAGCGAGGCCACGCACACGCTGGTGCAGCAGGCCTTCGAGGCGGGGACGCTCGGCTCCCGCTCCTTCGAGGGACTGTCCGGCGCGCGGCCGATGGTGCTCTGGCGGGTGGAGCGCGCGCGCGAGGCGGTGTTCCGCTTCGATCGCACGCTGGCCGCGGGGGCGCTCACCCCCCTGGTGGGCCGAGAGCAAGAGCTGGAGCGGCTGCTCGGCTTCTGGCGGGAGGCCCAGGAAGGCCGGGGCTCCTTCGTGTTGATCTCCGGTGAGGCGGGCCTCGGCAAGTCCCGACTCCTCCAGGAAGTCCGTCAGCGGGTCGCTCAATCCCAAGCTCCGTGCATCCTCCTGCGCTGCCAATGCTGGAGCGAGTTCACCCACAGCGCCTTCCACCCCCTCATCGAGATGCTGCAGCGGCTCTTCCGGTTGGATCCGGAGGGCTCGCCCCAGGACAACCGCCGCGTGCTGGAGACGTGCCTGACGGAACTCGGCCTGGGCGCGGAGCAGCGGGATCTCCTCGCCGCCTTCCTCTCGCTTCCCCTGGAGGGCGCCGCGCCACGCTTCCCCTTGTCGCCGGAGCAGCACAAGGAGCGCACCCGCGAGGCGCTCACGACCCTGCTGCTGAACCTGACCCGCATGAAGCCCGTGCTCGGCATCGTGGAGGACTTGCACTGGGCGGATCCCTCCACCTGGGAATTGATCGACACGGTGCTGGCCCAGTTGGGACGTGCACGGGTGCTCGTCCTCGCCAGCACCCGGGACACGGACGGCCGCCGCCTCCGGGGCGAGGGGCTGCTCTTCCACCACCTGGTGCTGGAGCGGTTGTCGGCGCCCCTCACGGCCCGGCTGGTGCGAGAGGCGGCCGGCACGCGCCTGCCGGAGGAGACGGTCCGCCTGCTCGTGGAGAAGACGGATGGGGTGCCCCTCTTCGTGGAGGAGATGGCGCATCGGGTGGCCGCCAGTGGAGTGGTGCCCTCCCTGCCCCTCACCCTGCACGGATTGCTGCTGGCCCGGCTGGACGCGCTGCCGGGGCGGCTCAAGACCCTGGCCCAGCTGTGCGCCGTGGTGGGCCGCGGCTTCACGCGCGCGTTGATGACCCCGTTGACCCGGCGCGAGCCGGCCGCCCTGCGCGAGGATCTGGAGGCCCTGGTGGCCGCGGGCCTGCTCCAGCATGGCGAGGACACGGAGGAGGGCGTCTCCTACCAGTTCCGGCATGCGCTCTTCCAGGAGGCCGCCTACCAGTCCCTGCCCCGAGGTCCCCGGCGTCACCACCACCGGCGGATCGCCCAGGCGCTGGAGGAGCTGTTCCCCAAGGTGGTGGGGGCACAGCCCGAGTTGCTCGCCCACCACTACACCGAGGCCGGAGCCCCCGCGCAGGCCATCGTCTACTGGCGGCGCGCCGGGTTGCGTGCCCTGCAACGCTCGGCCAACCAGGAAGCCGTCAACCACCTGCGGCACGCGCTCACGCTGCTCGACGCCCAACCCGATTCGCCCCAGCGCGCCCAGCAGGAGCTGCAGTTGCTCTCCGCCCTGGGCATTCCCTTGTCCCAGGTGAGTGGCTTGAGCGCTCCCGAGGTGAAGCACACCTATGCCCGGGTGCGCGAGCTGTTCCCCCGCGTGGGCGACGCGCTGTCGGCCCTGGAGATGTCCTACTGGGGCCCCTTCGCCTACTCCTACTCCCGCGGCGAGTACCGCGAGGCCTATGCCCTGGCCACCCAGCTCGTGGACGTGGGCTCGCGCCAGGGCAACCAGGAGCTGCTCGTCCTGGGCTACCGCATGATGTGCACCATCCTCTTCACCTGGGGGCGGATGCGCGAGTCGCTCGAATACGCGGATCGCGCCCTGGCGTGCTCGGACTTCCCCCTCGAGGAGCACATGCGGCTGGCCGTGCGGCACTGGGTGGACCCCACGACGGTGGTGCTCGCCCACAGCGCCGTCCTCCAATCGGTGATCGGCCAGGAGGAAGGCGCCCCGCGCCGGGGTCAGGACGCACTCGCGCTCGCCGAGCGCATCGGCCATCCCCAGACGCGCGCCTACGTGCTCCTCTACGCGGCGGTGGCCTGTCAGATGCGCGGCGATGCGCGGGGGACCCTGGCGCTGGCCGAGGCCAGCCTCGATCTCGCGCACGAGCACCGGGTGCGCCTGCTGGTGGAGTGGGTGACGTGGGCCGGCCTGCTGCGCGCCTGGGCGCTGTCCGAGCTGGGCTTGAACGAGGTGGGGCTGGAGCAGATGCGCCTGGGCTTGAGCCGGTGGCGCATGGCGGGCCTGAACGGGGGGCTGTCCTACCACGTGGGCATGCTGGCGCAGGTGCACCTGCGGCGGGGGCAGCCCCAGGAGTCCCTGCGCGCGGTGAACGCGGCCCTTCAATGGGTGGAGTCGCTGGACGAGCGCTTCTACGAGGCGGAGCTGTACCGCGTCGGGGGGCAGGCGTGGCGGGCCCTGGGCGACGAGACGCGGGCCCGCGAATTCCTCCAGAACGCCGCGCGCATCGCACACGAGCAGGGCGCGGGGCGGTTCGAGCGGCGCGCCCTGTTGCTCCTGGCGCCGCACGACACGAACCCCGAGGACTCCAGTGGGGAGCCCATCACCCAGGAAGAGGCACGGCATGCACGCGGATGA
- a CDS encoding recombinase RecA, which translates to MSATVGNLAVTVEALREQIRRLQAAPRKYLAALRTGVEAFDALLPGGGLPLGQVVELWGERASGRTSLALRAVASAHREGRLCAYVDGAGELYPPAAVAAGVDPSRLLIVRPRTAEQLAWSAVQLVRSGAFACVVLDLTRAPPGTARAEAGVRLSPAEGKRLLDAAGRGGTLLLLLTAPEAPADGMLRLRTEPRGDRGLSVEVVRSRQGGLGSRALVPWRALYPELAEGECPWGAELLPTEPMTVPELPREPSSREGHRGILGQRPGRDAPLPSLRPHLDASPALH; encoded by the coding sequence ATGAGTGCGACGGTGGGCAATCTGGCGGTGACGGTGGAGGCGTTGAGGGAGCAGATCCGCCGGTTGCAGGCGGCGCCGAGGAAGTACCTCGCGGCGCTGAGGACGGGGGTGGAGGCGTTCGACGCACTGCTTCCCGGGGGCGGGTTGCCGCTGGGCCAGGTGGTGGAGTTATGGGGCGAGCGGGCCTCGGGGCGCACGAGTCTCGCGCTGCGGGCCGTGGCCTCGGCGCACCGGGAAGGCCGGCTGTGTGCCTACGTGGATGGCGCCGGGGAGCTCTACCCGCCCGCGGCGGTGGCGGCGGGGGTGGATCCCTCCCGGCTGCTCATCGTCCGGCCCCGGACGGCGGAACAGCTCGCGTGGTCCGCGGTGCAGCTCGTGCGCAGCGGTGCGTTCGCTTGCGTGGTGTTGGATCTGACGCGGGCTCCTCCGGGGACGGCGCGGGCAGAGGCGGGGGTGCGCCTGTCACCCGCCGAGGGCAAGCGGCTCCTGGACGCGGCGGGCAGGGGCGGCACCCTGTTGCTGCTCCTGACGGCGCCCGAGGCCCCCGCGGATGGGATGTTGCGGCTGCGCACCGAGCCCCGGGGCGATCGGGGTCTGTCGGTGGAGGTGGTGCGCAGCCGGCAGGGGGGACTCGGGTCGCGGGCCCTGGTGCCGTGGCGGGCGCTCTATCCGGAGCTGGCCGAGGGGGAGTGTCCCTGGGGGGCGGAGCTGTTGCCGACCGAGCCCATGACGGTGCCGGAGCTGCCGCGTGAGCCGTCCTCGCGCGAGGGGCACCGCGGCATCCTGGGTCAGCGCCCGGGCCGGGACGCGCCCCTGCCGTCGTTGCGTCCGCACCTGGACGCGAGTCCGGCGCTGCACTGA